A genomic segment from Oncorhynchus keta strain PuntledgeMale-10-30-2019 chromosome 9, Oket_V2, whole genome shotgun sequence encodes:
- the LOC118387774 gene encoding protein PBDC1-like — protein MASGNGIASLGVEGATAAAQALSLPAEAYGNDPQLEVMWAMKAYNHAEIYFNLISSVDPSNLKLTKVDDQIYTSFRESFSDLNIKNLDPDMLKTADAKEKWRPFCNQFDGVVEDFNYGTLLRLDCEKDYTEENTIFATRIQFFAIEIARNREGFNTPVFQAKKQPS, from the exons ATGGCGTCGGGAAATGGAATTGCTTCTCTG GGCGTGGAGGGAGCTACAGCAGccgcccaggctctgtctctaCCAGCTGAGGCTTATGGGAACGAT ccTCAACTGGAGGTGATGTGGGCGATGAAGGCTTACAATCATGCAGAGATCTACTTTAAT ctgatctCGTCGGTAGACCCCAGTAATCTGAAGCTGACCAAGGTGGATGACCAGATCTATACGTCCTTCAGAGAATCCTTCTCAGACCTCAACATCAAGAACTTGGACCCAGACATGCTCAAAACGGCCGATGCCAAAGAG aAGTGGCGCCCGTTCTGTAACCAGTTTGACGGGGTGGTGGAGGACTTCAACTACGGGACTTTGCTACGACTTGACTGTGAGAAGGACTACACAGAGGAAAACACCATATTTG CCACCAGGATCCAGTTCTTTGCCATCGAGATCGCTAGGAACAGAGAAGGATTCAACACCCCTGTATTTCAGGCCAAAAAACAGCCTTCTTAA